Proteins co-encoded in one Flavivirga eckloniae genomic window:
- a CDS encoding LptF/LptG family permease: MKILDRYILTTYLKTFFSVFIILMLIFILQTIWLYIKELAGKDLDIVVIVKFLVYFMPKLIPLVLPLTILLSSIMVFGAFAENYEFAAMKSTGISLQRAMSGLSIFIVVLGIITFFFSNNVIPWAELNSYNLRRNIAKLKPAMLLAEGQFNEVGTYNIKFADKHGDRDQYLTDITIHIKGNDGKKNATTIKSKTGELASEKNSNVLKLILLDGNYYTDLSPKKSKDREKKPFAKSTFEKYIINIDLSKLNKVDFDEKSQTDKYNMLSVNGLNKTIDSLAEKRQSDFQTFSKNLHLRSGVSNVIKTKAVIKDSVYTGAILDIFSPEKKIELVDLADKSITSAKQIIISKQKTRKNSKIMFNKHIISLQEKFALGFACIILFFVGAPLGALIRKGGIGLPMVIAILLFLSYHFIGIFATNSAKSGNLNPILASWFSTLTMLPLGIILTKRATADRGLFESEGILTPLKKLFRIKSNKPDIANVNFDTSSEDYKLLNSYENDKLIDILKNYKQYDYDASFKAMSLSILENRGVSKQELKISNNFSNQKYEEAVRLTSAFEEDSKLAFILYIIGAVLAVPGLILKNNTFPTLGTTLVAIGIVFGVIYLIALVKSFNYQSNFYKLIDKRSIGNVILFILIGLPLYFIYYLLQRKKIKEDLNQII, translated from the coding sequence ATGAAAATACTAGATCGATACATACTAACCACATACCTTAAAACCTTTTTCAGCGTGTTTATAATACTCATGCTGATTTTTATTTTACAGACCATTTGGCTCTATATTAAAGAACTTGCTGGTAAGGACTTAGACATTGTGGTAATCGTTAAGTTTTTAGTTTATTTCATGCCTAAACTAATTCCGTTGGTATTACCTCTAACCATATTACTATCTTCCATTATGGTTTTTGGAGCATTTGCAGAGAATTACGAGTTTGCTGCCATGAAATCTACTGGTATCTCCTTGCAGCGTGCTATGTCTGGTCTTAGTATTTTTATAGTCGTATTAGGTATTATCACATTCTTCTTTTCCAATAATGTTATTCCGTGGGCAGAACTTAACTCCTATAACCTGCGCCGAAATATAGCGAAACTAAAACCAGCCATGCTATTAGCCGAAGGCCAGTTTAACGAGGTAGGTACTTATAATATAAAATTCGCAGACAAACACGGTGATAGAGATCAATATTTAACCGATATCACCATACATATTAAAGGAAACGATGGTAAAAAAAATGCCACAACTATAAAATCCAAAACAGGAGAACTTGCCAGTGAAAAGAATTCGAATGTTTTAAAACTTATATTGCTAGATGGTAATTATTATACAGACCTTAGTCCTAAAAAATCAAAGGATAGAGAAAAAAAGCCATTCGCAAAAAGTACTTTCGAAAAGTATATTATCAATATAGACCTCTCTAAGCTTAACAAAGTTGATTTTGATGAAAAATCGCAAACAGATAAATACAACATGTTAAGTGTAAATGGATTAAACAAAACCATTGATTCCCTTGCAGAAAAAAGACAATCCGATTTTCAAACATTTTCAAAAAATCTACATCTAAGATCTGGTGTTTCCAATGTTATTAAAACCAAAGCCGTTATAAAGGATTCTGTTTATACAGGAGCTATTTTGGACATCTTTAGTCCCGAAAAAAAAATAGAGTTGGTAGACCTTGCGGATAAATCAATAACAAGTGCTAAACAGATTATCATATCAAAACAAAAAACACGAAAAAACTCAAAAATCATGTTTAACAAGCATATTATTTCTTTACAAGAAAAATTTGCTTTAGGCTTTGCATGTATTATATTATTCTTTGTTGGTGCACCATTAGGAGCTTTAATTCGCAAAGGAGGTATTGGACTTCCTATGGTTATAGCTATATTGTTATTCTTATCCTATCACTTTATAGGTATTTTTGCCACTAACAGCGCAAAAAGTGGTAACCTTAACCCTATTTTAGCCAGTTGGTTCTCCACCCTTACCATGCTACCTCTTGGCATTATTTTAACCAAAAGAGCCACGGCAGACAGGGGTCTGTTTGAAAGTGAAGGGATTTTAACACCGTTAAAGAAACTGTTTAGAATAAAAAGTAATAAGCCAGATATCGCAAATGTTAATTTCGATACATCTTCTGAAGATTATAAGCTTCTTAATTCTTACGAAAACGACAAACTTATAGACATCCTTAAAAATTACAAACAATACGATTACGATGCAAGCTTTAAGGCGATGTCGCTATCTATATTGGAAAATAGAGGAGTTTCCAAACAAGAATTGAAAATTAGTAATAATTTTTCAAATCAAAAATATGAAGAAGCCGTTCGATTAACCTCTGCCTTTGAAGAAGATTCGAAATTAGCCTTTATTCTATACATAATCGGGGCAGTATTAGCCGTACCAGGCTTAATCCTAAAGAATAACACCTTCCCTACCTTAGGAACAACATTAGTAGCTATAGGAATTGTTTTTGGCGTAATTTACCTTATAGCATTAGTAAAATCATTCAACTACCAATCTAATTTTTATAAATTAATAGATAAAAGGTCTATTGGTAATGTTATTCTTTTTATTCTTATTGGTCTGCCTCTATATTTTATTTATTACCTACTCCAAAGAAAAAAGATTAAAGAAGATTTAAATCAAATAATTTAG
- the ribB gene encoding 3,4-dihydroxy-2-butanone-4-phosphate synthase, translated as MISDTMIQKTTTKFKLNTIHEAIDDIRNGKVIIVVDDENRENEGDFVAAADMVTPQMINFMATHGRGLICTPLTENRCKELELNMMVRNNTDPMETAFTVSVDLRGNGVTTGISASDRAKTIKALIDPNIKPFELARPGHIFPLVAKEGGVLRRTGHTEAAIDFARLAGLNPAGVIVEIMNEDGTMARLPELMDVAKKLDLKIVSIEDLVAYRMQHDSLIEKKEDFQIETRFGSFRLRAYNQTTNNQVHIALTKGQWKDDEQVLTRINSKLVNNDILGTLTNDIDKKLDGMFKVINDEGKGAILFINQQIQSRNILKRLSILKENQVAGQLTKAPRIEMDSRDFGIGAQILHDLNIHKLRLISNAEEHTKRVGLVGYGLEIVDYVKY; from the coding sequence ATGATTTCAGATACCATGATACAAAAGACGACCACTAAATTCAAGCTAAACACCATACATGAAGCCATTGATGACATTAGAAATGGTAAAGTAATTATTGTTGTTGATGACGAAAACCGTGAAAATGAAGGTGACTTTGTTGCTGCTGCCGATATGGTAACACCACAAATGATAAACTTTATGGCCACGCATGGTAGAGGGCTTATATGTACACCTCTAACCGAAAACAGATGTAAGGAGCTTGAGCTTAATATGATGGTACGTAATAACACCGATCCTATGGAAACGGCTTTTACAGTATCTGTAGATTTAAGAGGCAATGGTGTTACAACAGGAATTTCAGCTAGCGATAGAGCAAAAACGATCAAAGCCTTAATAGACCCTAACATTAAACCTTTTGAGTTGGCGCGTCCAGGACATATTTTTCCTTTGGTTGCCAAAGAAGGTGGTGTTTTAAGAAGAACGGGGCATACAGAAGCCGCTATCGATTTTGCCAGATTGGCCGGGTTAAATCCAGCTGGTGTAATCGTAGAGATTATGAATGAAGATGGTACTATGGCACGCTTACCAGAGCTTATGGATGTTGCAAAAAAGCTCGATTTAAAAATTGTATCTATTGAAGATTTGGTAGCATACAGGATGCAACACGATTCTCTAATTGAGAAAAAAGAGGATTTTCAAATAGAAACTCGTTTTGGAAGTTTTAGGTTAAGAGCATATAACCAAACAACTAACAATCAAGTACATATAGCTTTAACCAAAGGACAATGGAAAGATGATGAGCAGGTACTCACCAGAATAAATTCGAAGTTAGTTAATAACGATATTTTAGGCACACTTACCAATGACATCGACAAAAAATTAGATGGCATGTTTAAAGTGATTAACGATGAAGGTAAAGGCGCCATATTATTTATTAACCAACAAATACAAAGCAGAAATATTTTAAAGCGTTTGAGTATTTTAAAAGAGAATCAGGTCGCTGGTCAATTAACTAAAGCTCCTCGAATTGAAATGGATTCCAGAGATTTTGGTATAGGTGCTCAAATACTTCACGATTTAAATATTCATAAATTAAGATTAATTTCTAACGCCGAAGAACATACCAAACGTGTTGGTTTAGTTGGTTATGGTTTAGAGATTGTTGATTATGTGAAATATTAA
- a CDS encoding DegT/DnrJ/EryC1/StrS family aminotransferase produces the protein MPGFELFGELERKEVNDVLDNGVLMRYGFDGMRNGHWKSKELETALQASFKTKHVQLVSSGTAAVSVALASAGVGAGDEVIMPVFTFVASFEAIMMLGAVPVLVDIDDTLAVDPKAVEAAITPKTKAVMVVQMCGSMGHMDAIQAICNKHNLLLVEDACQAIGGSYKGKSLGSVGDLGCFSFDFVKTITCGEGGAVITNNETYYTNADHYSDHGHDHVGNDRGAETHPFLGYNFRISELHSAVGLAQIKRLPEFLEIQKKNFSILRDALSEIPEVTFRTVPEGGEESCAFLNFFLPDLETARKVSEAFKQNGVDACFHYYDNNWHYIRKWDHLTNLKSLFPISSEIKEGLSYLKTKEFTQSDHYIGRNISCLIKLSWTEAEVKERASKMAEIIKSGI, from the coding sequence ATGCCAGGATTTGAATTATTTGGAGAATTAGAACGAAAGGAAGTTAACGATGTGTTAGATAACGGTGTTTTAATGCGCTATGGTTTTGATGGTATGCGCAACGGTCATTGGAAATCTAAAGAACTTGAAACAGCTTTACAAGCGTCGTTTAAAACAAAACACGTACAACTAGTTTCGAGTGGTACAGCTGCCGTTTCGGTTGCATTGGCTTCTGCTGGCGTTGGAGCTGGAGACGAAGTTATTATGCCAGTGTTTACATTTGTGGCGAGTTTTGAAGCTATAATGATGCTAGGCGCAGTTCCCGTTTTAGTCGATATTGACGATACGCTTGCAGTAGATCCAAAGGCTGTTGAAGCTGCGATTACTCCAAAAACAAAAGCTGTCATGGTTGTACAGATGTGTGGAAGCATGGGGCATATGGATGCTATACAGGCTATTTGTAATAAGCACAATTTATTATTGGTAGAAGATGCCTGCCAGGCCATAGGAGGAAGCTATAAAGGTAAGTCTCTAGGGAGTGTAGGAGACCTTGGTTGCTTTTCCTTTGATTTTGTAAAAACGATTACCTGTGGAGAAGGTGGTGCGGTTATTACAAATAATGAAACCTATTATACTAATGCAGATCATTATAGCGATCATGGTCATGATCATGTGGGTAATGATAGAGGAGCAGAAACACACCCTTTTTTAGGATATAATTTTAGAATTTCTGAATTACATTCGGCCGTAGGTTTGGCACAAATAAAGCGGTTACCGGAGTTTTTAGAGATTCAAAAGAAGAATTTTTCAATACTTAGAGACGCTTTGTCTGAAATTCCCGAGGTAACTTTTAGAACTGTACCAGAAGGAGGGGAGGAGAGTTGTGCATTTTTGAATTTCTTTTTACCAGATTTGGAAACTGCTCGAAAAGTGTCGGAAGCTTTTAAACAAAATGGAGTAGATGCCTGTTTTCATTATTACGATAATAATTGGCACTATATTAGAAAATGGGATCATTTAACGAATTTGAAATCGTTATTTCCAATTTCTTCAGAAATTAAAGAAGGACTTAGCTACTTAAAGACAAAAGAATTCACCCAGTCTGATCATTATATTGGTAGAAACATTTCTTGTTTAATAAAGCTATCGTGGACGGAAGCAGAAGTAAAAGAAAGAGCGAGTAAAATGGCCGAGATTATTAAATCGGGTATTTAA
- a CDS encoding NAD(P)H-dependent oxidoreductase, which produces MDTIKQLQWRYATKKFDSNKKLSNEKLNTLKEAFNLTATSFGLQTIKLIVVEDEALRTPLVKHAFNQKQVLDASHLFVICIQDNIHEEDVNTYYNNIKSIRGTSEKILDPYRLDLINYMKKMSVEERQQWSKNQAYIALGNLMTVCAVERIDSCPMEGFLPDKFDAALGLDTMKLKSVLLLPVGYRADDDMFSEFEKVRKPIKDAIIEL; this is translated from the coding sequence ATGGATACTATAAAACAATTACAATGGCGTTATGCTACTAAAAAGTTTGATAGCAATAAGAAACTATCAAACGAGAAGCTTAACACTTTAAAAGAAGCTTTTAATTTAACGGCTACTTCTTTCGGACTTCAAACTATCAAGTTAATAGTTGTAGAGGATGAAGCCTTAAGAACACCATTGGTTAAGCATGCATTTAACCAGAAACAGGTTTTAGATGCTTCTCATTTATTTGTAATCTGTATACAAGATAATATTCATGAGGAAGATGTTAATACGTATTACAATAACATCAAATCTATTAGAGGAACATCCGAAAAGATTTTAGACCCCTATAGATTGGATCTTATTAATTATATGAAAAAAATGTCTGTAGAAGAACGTCAGCAATGGTCTAAAAACCAAGCTTATATTGCATTAGGTAATTTAATGACGGTATGTGCTGTAGAGCGTATAGACTCATGCCCGATGGAAGGGTTTTTACCAGATAAATTTGATGCCGCTTTGGGATTGGATACAATGAAACTAAAATCTGTATTGCTATTACCTGTAGGATACAGGGCTGATGATGATATGTTTTCTGAATTTGAAAAAGTTAGAAAACCAATTAAAGACGCGATTATTGAATTATAA